A part of Micromonospora chersina genomic DNA contains:
- the nrdR gene encoding transcriptional regulator NrdR, whose amino-acid sequence MRCPYCRHADSRVVDSREADDGQLIRRRRSCPECGKRFTTVEEAVLAVVKRSGVTEPFSRTKIIGGVRKACQGRPVDDDSIALLAQKVEETVRAKGAAEIPSNEVGLAILGPLRDLDEVAYLRFASVYRSFDSLADFEREIETLRAAARAREGAGAVEAAGATS is encoded by the coding sequence ATGCGGTGTCCGTACTGCCGGCACGCCGACTCCCGGGTGGTCGACTCGCGGGAGGCCGACGACGGCCAGCTCATCCGGCGGCGGCGGTCCTGCCCCGAGTGCGGCAAGCGGTTCACCACCGTCGAGGAGGCGGTGCTCGCGGTGGTCAAGCGCAGCGGGGTGACCGAGCCGTTCAGCCGCACCAAGATCATCGGCGGGGTGCGCAAGGCGTGCCAGGGACGGCCGGTCGACGACGACTCCATCGCGCTGCTCGCGCAGAAGGTGGAGGAGACCGTCCGGGCCAAGGGGGCCGCCGAGATCCCCAGCAACGAGGTCGGGCTGGCCATCCTCGGGCCGCTGCGCGACCTCGACGAGGTGGCGTACCTGCGGTTCGCCAGCGTCTACCGCTCCTTCGACTCGCTCGCCGACTTCGAGCGCGAGATCGAGACGCTGCGGGCCGCCGCGCGGGCGCGGGAGGGTGCCGGGGCCGTCGAGGCCGCCGGCGCGACCAGTTGA
- the lexA gene encoding transcriptional repressor LexA — MTEDRASRQKNPQPIDGAGPPATRRPRTARSRAAQPAVRPVTPVVSSFPDPTTVDLTARQRRILEFIRTWVERHGYPPSVREIGEAVGLVSPSSVAYQLKELEKKGFLRRDPNRPRAVDVRAPGDIDDEAARAQRPAPAYVPMLGRIAAGGPILAEQAVEDIFPLPRELVGEGEVFMLQVKGDSMLDAAICDGDWVVVRQQPTAEVGDIVAAMLDGEATVKTYRRRDGHVWLMPQNPAFDPIPGDDATIMGRVVAVLRRI; from the coding sequence GTGACCGAGGACCGGGCCAGCCGGCAGAAGAACCCGCAGCCGATCGACGGGGCGGGTCCGCCGGCGACCCGTCGACCCCGCACCGCACGCAGCCGGGCGGCCCAGCCCGCCGTGCGTCCGGTCACCCCGGTGGTCAGCAGCTTCCCCGACCCGACGACCGTCGACCTCACGGCCCGGCAGCGCCGGATCCTGGAGTTCATCCGCACCTGGGTGGAGCGCCACGGCTACCCGCCGAGCGTGCGCGAGATCGGCGAGGCGGTCGGCCTGGTCTCCCCGTCCAGCGTCGCCTACCAGCTCAAGGAGCTGGAGAAGAAGGGCTTCCTGCGCCGCGACCCGAACCGGCCGCGCGCCGTGGACGTCCGGGCCCCCGGCGACATCGACGACGAGGCGGCGCGCGCCCAGCGCCCCGCCCCGGCGTACGTGCCGATGCTGGGTCGGATCGCCGCCGGTGGCCCGATCCTCGCCGAGCAGGCGGTGGAGGACATCTTCCCCCTCCCCCGCGAGCTGGTCGGTGAGGGCGAGGTCTTCATGCTCCAGGTCAAGGGCGACTCGATGCTCGACGCGGCGATCTGCGACGGCGACTGGGTGGTGGTCCGGCAGCAGCCGACCGCCGAGGTCGGCGACATCGTGGCGGCCATGCTCGACGGCGAGGCGACCGTGAAGACCTACCGGCGGCGCGACGGGCACGTCTGGCTGATGCCGCAGAACCCGGCCTTCGACCCGATCCCGGGCGACGACGCCACCATCATGGGTCGCGTGGTCGCCGTGCTGCGCCGCATCTGA